The Petrotoga olearia DSM 13574 genome includes a region encoding these proteins:
- a CDS encoding chromate transporter, which produces MKDLWNLFITFARIGSLTFGGGYAMLPMIQEEVVKKHNWATDEEVIDYYAIGQSTPGIIAINTATFIGYKLKGVIGGIFATLGMVFPSIVIITIIAIFFEQFQDLKIVQHAFGGIRVVVVALILNAIINMWKKSIKDYIGIIIFSVSFLVVAFLKLSPVAVVITSFVVGLIIQQNRIETPRKGFKDDSK; this is translated from the coding sequence ATGAAAGATTTATGGAATTTATTTATCACTTTTGCACGTATCGGGAGTCTAACTTTTGGCGGGGGCTACGCAATGTTACCAATGATTCAAGAGGAAGTTGTTAAAAAACACAATTGGGCAACTGATGAAGAGGTAATTGACTATTATGCCATTGGGCAGAGTACACCTGGAATAATCGCTATAAATACAGCTACTTTCATAGGTTATAAACTAAAAGGTGTTATCGGTGGAATATTCGCTACATTAGGGATGGTTTTCCCTTCTATCGTAATAATAACCATTATTGCTATTTTTTTCGAACAGTTCCAAGATTTAAAAATAGTACAACATGCTTTCGGTGGGATAAGAGTTGTGGTGGTGGCATTAATATTGAACGCTATAATAAACATGTGGAAAAAGTCTATCAAAGATTACATAGGTATAATTATATTTTCAGTTTCTTTTCTTGTAGTTGCTTTTCTAAAATTATCTCCAGTTGCAGTTGTGATAACTTCTTTCGTAGTCGGATTGATTATACAACAAAATAGGATAGAAACGCCCCGAAAGGGGTTCAAGGATGATAGCAAATGA
- a CDS encoding chromate transporter → MNYLILYFEFFKIGLFSIGGGLATIPFLQDLARKYDWLTLTDLADYIAISESTPGPIGINTATFVGYGSAGIFGGIIAVLGIVTPSIIIITIIAYYFQRFNEKPFIQNGFYTLRPAVVGLIGAAGYEVAKVSLFNIEMFTETQTFISMLDFKAIIFFLIIIYLMKRFKKHPVVYLSLGAIVGIIFNF, encoded by the coding sequence ATGAATTACCTTATACTATATTTTGAATTTTTTAAAATTGGTTTGTTTTCTATAGGCGGAGGCTTAGCGACAATACCTTTTCTTCAAGATCTTGCCCGTAAGTATGATTGGTTAACCCTTACTGATCTAGCAGATTATATAGCTATATCCGAATCTACACCAGGACCTATTGGAATAAACACAGCTACGTTTGTTGGTTATGGCTCGGCAGGTATCTTTGGTGGTATAATAGCTGTACTGGGAATAGTAACACCTTCAATAATCATTATTACTATAATTGCCTATTACTTTCAAAGATTCAATGAAAAACCATTTATACAAAATGGGTTTTATACTTTAAGGCCTGCAGTGGTTGGACTAATAGGTGCGGCGGGATATGAAGTAGCAAAAGTCTCTTTGTTTAATATTGAAATGTTTACAGAAACTCAAACTTTTATTTCCATGTTAGATTTCAAGGCTATAATATTTTTTCTAATTATCATTTATCTAATGAAACGATTTAAAAAACATCCAGTAGTTTATTTGTCTTTGGGAGCCATTGTGGGAATAATTTTTAATTTTTAA